From a single Mus caroli chromosome X, CAROLI_EIJ_v1.1, whole genome shotgun sequence genomic region:
- the Iqsec2 gene encoding IQ motif and SEC7 domain-containing protein 2 isoform X5: protein MEPPWRSSRSTASHTLHQYCCPTQVLDSMKLTPSGRLAESSVEGDAPGSDLSTAVDSPGSQPPYRLSQLPPTSSHMGGPPAGVGLPWAQRARLQPASVALRKQEEEEIKRSKALSDSYELSTDLQDKKVEMLERKYGGSFLSRRAARTIQTAFRQYRMNKNFERLRSSASESRMSRRIILSNMRMQFSFEEYEKAQNPAYFEGKPASLDEGAMAGARSHRLERGLPYGGSCGGGIDGGGSSVTTSGEFSNDITELEDSFSKQVKSLAESIDEALNCHPSGPMSEEPGSAQLEKRESKEQQEDSSATSFSDLPLYLDDPVPPPSPERLPSTEPPPQGRPEFWAPAPLPPVPPPMPPGTREDGSREEGTRRGPGCLECRDFRLRAAHLPLLTIEPPSDSSVDLSDRSDRGSVHRQLVYEADGCSPHGTLKHKGPPGRAPIPHRHYPAPEGPAPAPPGPLPPAPNSGTGPSGVAGGRRLGKCEAAGENSDGGDNESLESSSNSNETINCSSGSSSRDSLREPPATGLCKQTYQRETRHSWDSPAFNNDVVQRRHYRIGLNLFNKKPEKGIQYLIERGFLSDTPVGVAHFILERKGLSRQMIGEFLGNRQKQFNRDVLDCVVDEMDFSSMDLDDALRKFQSHIRVQGEAQKVERLIEAFSQRYCVCNPALVRQFRNPDTIFILAFAIILLNTDMYSPSVKAERKMKLDDFIKNLRGVDNGEDIPRDLLVGIYQRIQGRELRTNDDHVSQVQAVERMIVGKKPVLSLPHRRLVCCCQLYEVPDPNRPQRLGLHQREVFLFNDLLVVTKIFQKKKILVTYSFRQSFPLVEMHMQLFQNSYYQFGIKLLSAVPGGERKVLIIFNAPSLQDRLRFTSDLRESIAEVQEMEKYRVESELEKQKGMMRPNASQPGGAKDSVNGTLARSSLEDTYGAGDGLKRGALSSSLRDLSDAGVCY from the exons TGTGGAGGGTGATGCCCCAGGCAGTGACCTGAGCACAGCTGTTGATAGTCCTGGGAGCCAACCCCCCTACCGGCTGAGCCAACTGCCCCCCACCAGCAGCCACATGGGGGGCCCCCCTGCCGGGGTGGGCCTTCCTTGGGCTCAGAGGGCACGCCTCCAGCCGGCCAGTGTCGCcctgaggaagcaggaggaggaggagatcaaGCGCTCCAAGGCCCTGTCAGACAGCTATGAACTCTCCACAGACCTGCAGGACAAGAAG GTGGAAATGCTGGAGAGGAAGTATGGGGGCTCCTTCCTGAGCCGCAGGGCTGCCAGGACCATCCAGACAGCCTTTCGACAGTACCGTATGAATAAGAACTTTGAGCGGCTGCGCAGCTCAGCTTCAGAGAGCCGCATGTCCCGCCGCATCATCTTGTCCAACATGCGGATGCAGTTCTCCTTTGAGGAGTATGAGAAAGCACAGAACCCTGCATACTTCGAGGGCAAGCCTGCCTCATTGGATGAGGGTGCCATGGCTGGCGCCCGGAGCCACCGGCTTGAACGGGGCCTCCCTTATGGAGGCTCCTGTGGTGGGGGCATCGATGGTGGTGGAAGTTCAGTCACCACATCTGGAGAGTTTTCTAATGACATCACAGAGCTCGAGGACTCCTTCTCCAAACAG GTAAAGTCTCTGGCTGAATCCATTGATGAGGCCCTGAACTGCCACCCATCAGGGCCTATGTCTGAGGAGCCAGGGTCAGCCCAACTGGAGAAGCGGGAATCAAAGGAACAGCAAGAAGACAGCTCAGCCACATCCTTCAGTGACCTCCCCCTGTACTTGGATGACCCAGTTCCTCCTCCATCACCTGAGCGACTGCCCAGCACAGAGCCCCCACCCCAAGGCCGCCCTGAGTTCTGGGCACCAGCTCCCCTCCCACCAGTTCCTCCACCAATGCCACCAGGGACCCGGGAAGATGGTAGCCGTGAGGAAGGCACTCGAAGGGGTCCTGGGTGCTTGGAGTGCCGGGATTTCCGGCTCCGGGCTGCACACCTCCCCCTCCTCACCATTGAGCCTCCCAGTGACAGTTCTGTAGACCTGAGTGACCGCTCAGATCGCGGCTCTGTCCACCGCCAGCTGGTGTATGAGGCCGATGGCTGCAGCCCCCATGGGACCCTGAAGCACAAGGGGCCACCAGGCAGGGCCCCAATCCCACACCGCCACTACCCTGCCCCTGAGGGTCCAGCTCCAGCCCCACCAGGGCCCCTGCCACCAGCCCCCAATAGTGGTACTGGGCCCAGTGGTGTGGCTGGAGGTCGGAGGTTGGGGAAGTGTGAGGCAGCAGGTGAGAACTCTGATGGTGGAGACAATGAGAGTCTGGAGAGCTCCAGCAATTCTAATGAGACCATCAACTGCAGCTCTGGCTCCTCCTCTCGGGATAGCCTGAGGGAACCACCAGCCACTGGCCTGTGCAAGCAGACTTACCAGCGGGAGACAAGGCACAGCTGGGACTCGCCAGCCTTCAACAATGATGTGGTACAAAGGCGACATTACAGAATTGGCCTCAACCTCTTCAATAA GAAGCCAGAGAAGGGTATCCAGTATTTGATCGAACGAGGCTTCCTGTCTGACACTCCTGTTGGGGTGGCTCACTTCATCCTGGAGAGGAAAGGCCTGAGCCGGCAGATGATAGGGGAATTCCTGGGGAATCGGCAGAAGCAGTTCAACAGAGATGTGTTGGA CTGTGTGGTGGATGAGATGGACTTCTCCTCTATGGATTTGGACGATGCACTCAGGAAGTTCCAATCCCATATCCGAGTTCAGGGGGAGGCCCAGAAAGTGGAGCGACTCATTGAAGCTTTCAG CCAGCGGTACTGTGTCTGTAACCCTGCCCTCGTACGCCAGTTCCGGAACCCAGACACCATCTTCATCCTTGCTTTTGCCATCATCCTCCTCAATACCGATATGTACAGCCCCAGTGTCAAGGCTGAACGCAAGATGAAGCTGGATGACTTCATTAAGAACCTGAGAG GAGTTGACAATGGTGAAGACATCCCCCGGGACCTTCTAGTAGGCATCTACCAGCGCATCCAAGGTCGTGAACTGAGGACCAACGATGACCATGTGTCCCAGGTGCAGGCTGTGGAGCGCATGATTGTTGGCAAGAAACCG GTCCTGTCGCTCCCTCACCGTCGACTGGTTTGCTGCTGCCAGCTCTATGAGGTGCCAGATCCAAACCGCCCCCAAAGGCTGGGGCTGCATCAGCGGGAGGTCTTCCTCTTCAATGACCTCCTTGTG GTCACCAAAATTTTCCAGAAGAAGAAGATCTTGGTGACATACAGCTTCCGTCAGTCCTTTCCCCTGGTGGAAATGCATATGCAGCTCTTCCAGAACTCAT ATTATCAGTTTGGGATCAAGTTACTGTCTGCAGTACCTGGAGGGGAACGAAAAGTCCTCATCATCTTTAATGCTCCTAGCCTCCAAGACAGGCTACGCTTTACCTCTGACCTGCGGGAGTCCATTGCTGAGGTGCAGGAGATGGAGAAGTATCGTGTGGAAT CGgagctggagaagcagaaagGTATGATGCGGCCTAATGCCTCACAGCCTGGAGGAGCCAAGGACTCAGTGAATGGGACTCTGGCCCGCAGTAGTCTGGAGGACACTTATGGGGCAGGCGATGGGCTCAAGCGGGGTGCACTCAGTAGTTCCCTGCGAGACCTCTCTGATGCAG GGGTCTGTTATTAG
- the Iqsec2 gene encoding IQ motif and SEC7 domain-containing protein 2 isoform X4, protein MEPPWRSSSVEGDAPGSDLSTAVDSPGSQPPYRLSQLPPTSSHMGGPPAGVGLPWAQRARLQPASVALRKQEEEEIKRSKALSDSYELSTDLQDKKVEMLERKYGGSFLSRRAARTIQTAFRQYRMNKNFERLRSSASESRMSRRIILSNMRMQFSFEEYEKAQNPAYFEGKPASLDEGAMAGARSHRLERGLPYGGSCGGGIDGGGSSVTTSGEFSNDITELEDSFSKQVKSLAESIDEALNCHPSGPMSEEPGSAQLEKRESKEQQEDSSATSFSDLPLYLDDPVPPPSPERLPSTEPPPQGRPEFWAPAPLPPVPPPMPPGTREDGSREEGTRRGPGCLECRDFRLRAAHLPLLTIEPPSDSSVDLSDRSDRGSVHRQLVYEADGCSPHGTLKHKGPPGRAPIPHRHYPAPEGPAPAPPGPLPPAPNSGTGPSGVAGGRRLGKCEAAGENSDGGDNESLESSSNSNETINCSSGSSSRDSLREPPATGLCKQTYQRETRHSWDSPAFNNDVVQRRHYRIGLNLFNKKPEKGIQYLIERGFLSDTPVGVAHFILERKGLSRQMIGEFLGNRQKQFNRDVLDCVVDEMDFSSMDLDDALRKFQSHIRVQGEAQKVERLIEAFSQRYCVCNPALVRQFRNPDTIFILAFAIILLNTDMYSPSVKAERKMKLDDFIKNLRGVDNGEDIPRDLLVGIYQRIQGRELRTNDDHVSQVQAVERMIVGKKPVLSLPHRRLVCCCQLYEVPDPNRPQRLGLHQREVFLFNDLLVVTKIFQKKKILVTYSFRQSFPLVEMHMQLFQNSYYQFGIKLLSAVPGGERKVLIIFNAPSLQDRLRFTSDLRESIAEVQEMEKYRVESELEKQKGMMRPNASQPGGAKDSVNGTLARSSLEDTYGAGDGLKRGALSSSLRDLSDAGKRGRRNSVGSLDSTIEGSVISSPRPHQRMPPPPPPPPPEEYKSQRPVSNSSSFLGSLFGSKRGKGPFQMPPPPTGQASASSSSASSTHHHHHHHHHGHSHGGLGVLPDGQSKLQALHAQYCQGPGPAPPPYLPPQQPPLPPPPQQPPPLPQLGSIPPPPASAPPVGPHRHFHAHGPVPGPQHYTLGRPGRAPRRGAGGHPQFAPHGRHPLHQPTSPLPLYSPAPQHPPAHKQGPKHFIFSHHPQMMPAAGAAGGPGSRPPGGSYSHPHHPQSPLSPHSPIPPHPSYPPLPPPSPHTPHSPLPPTSPHGPLHASGPPGTANPPSANPKAKPSRISTVV, encoded by the exons TGTGGAGGGTGATGCCCCAGGCAGTGACCTGAGCACAGCTGTTGATAGTCCTGGGAGCCAACCCCCCTACCGGCTGAGCCAACTGCCCCCCACCAGCAGCCACATGGGGGGCCCCCCTGCCGGGGTGGGCCTTCCTTGGGCTCAGAGGGCACGCCTCCAGCCGGCCAGTGTCGCcctgaggaagcaggaggaggaggagatcaaGCGCTCCAAGGCCCTGTCAGACAGCTATGAACTCTCCACAGACCTGCAGGACAAGAAG GTGGAAATGCTGGAGAGGAAGTATGGGGGCTCCTTCCTGAGCCGCAGGGCTGCCAGGACCATCCAGACAGCCTTTCGACAGTACCGTATGAATAAGAACTTTGAGCGGCTGCGCAGCTCAGCTTCAGAGAGCCGCATGTCCCGCCGCATCATCTTGTCCAACATGCGGATGCAGTTCTCCTTTGAGGAGTATGAGAAAGCACAGAACCCTGCATACTTCGAGGGCAAGCCTGCCTCATTGGATGAGGGTGCCATGGCTGGCGCCCGGAGCCACCGGCTTGAACGGGGCCTCCCTTATGGAGGCTCCTGTGGTGGGGGCATCGATGGTGGTGGAAGTTCAGTCACCACATCTGGAGAGTTTTCTAATGACATCACAGAGCTCGAGGACTCCTTCTCCAAACAG GTAAAGTCTCTGGCTGAATCCATTGATGAGGCCCTGAACTGCCACCCATCAGGGCCTATGTCTGAGGAGCCAGGGTCAGCCCAACTGGAGAAGCGGGAATCAAAGGAACAGCAAGAAGACAGCTCAGCCACATCCTTCAGTGACCTCCCCCTGTACTTGGATGACCCAGTTCCTCCTCCATCACCTGAGCGACTGCCCAGCACAGAGCCCCCACCCCAAGGCCGCCCTGAGTTCTGGGCACCAGCTCCCCTCCCACCAGTTCCTCCACCAATGCCACCAGGGACCCGGGAAGATGGTAGCCGTGAGGAAGGCACTCGAAGGGGTCCTGGGTGCTTGGAGTGCCGGGATTTCCGGCTCCGGGCTGCACACCTCCCCCTCCTCACCATTGAGCCTCCCAGTGACAGTTCTGTAGACCTGAGTGACCGCTCAGATCGCGGCTCTGTCCACCGCCAGCTGGTGTATGAGGCCGATGGCTGCAGCCCCCATGGGACCCTGAAGCACAAGGGGCCACCAGGCAGGGCCCCAATCCCACACCGCCACTACCCTGCCCCTGAGGGTCCAGCTCCAGCCCCACCAGGGCCCCTGCCACCAGCCCCCAATAGTGGTACTGGGCCCAGTGGTGTGGCTGGAGGTCGGAGGTTGGGGAAGTGTGAGGCAGCAGGTGAGAACTCTGATGGTGGAGACAATGAGAGTCTGGAGAGCTCCAGCAATTCTAATGAGACCATCAACTGCAGCTCTGGCTCCTCCTCTCGGGATAGCCTGAGGGAACCACCAGCCACTGGCCTGTGCAAGCAGACTTACCAGCGGGAGACAAGGCACAGCTGGGACTCGCCAGCCTTCAACAATGATGTGGTACAAAGGCGACATTACAGAATTGGCCTCAACCTCTTCAATAA GAAGCCAGAGAAGGGTATCCAGTATTTGATCGAACGAGGCTTCCTGTCTGACACTCCTGTTGGGGTGGCTCACTTCATCCTGGAGAGGAAAGGCCTGAGCCGGCAGATGATAGGGGAATTCCTGGGGAATCGGCAGAAGCAGTTCAACAGAGATGTGTTGGA CTGTGTGGTGGATGAGATGGACTTCTCCTCTATGGATTTGGACGATGCACTCAGGAAGTTCCAATCCCATATCCGAGTTCAGGGGGAGGCCCAGAAAGTGGAGCGACTCATTGAAGCTTTCAG CCAGCGGTACTGTGTCTGTAACCCTGCCCTCGTACGCCAGTTCCGGAACCCAGACACCATCTTCATCCTTGCTTTTGCCATCATCCTCCTCAATACCGATATGTACAGCCCCAGTGTCAAGGCTGAACGCAAGATGAAGCTGGATGACTTCATTAAGAACCTGAGAG GAGTTGACAATGGTGAAGACATCCCCCGGGACCTTCTAGTAGGCATCTACCAGCGCATCCAAGGTCGTGAACTGAGGACCAACGATGACCATGTGTCCCAGGTGCAGGCTGTGGAGCGCATGATTGTTGGCAAGAAACCG GTCCTGTCGCTCCCTCACCGTCGACTGGTTTGCTGCTGCCAGCTCTATGAGGTGCCAGATCCAAACCGCCCCCAAAGGCTGGGGCTGCATCAGCGGGAGGTCTTCCTCTTCAATGACCTCCTTGTG GTCACCAAAATTTTCCAGAAGAAGAAGATCTTGGTGACATACAGCTTCCGTCAGTCCTTTCCCCTGGTGGAAATGCATATGCAGCTCTTCCAGAACTCAT ATTATCAGTTTGGGATCAAGTTACTGTCTGCAGTACCTGGAGGGGAACGAAAAGTCCTCATCATCTTTAATGCTCCTAGCCTCCAAGACAGGCTACGCTTTACCTCTGACCTGCGGGAGTCCATTGCTGAGGTGCAGGAGATGGAGAAGTATCGTGTGGAAT CGgagctggagaagcagaaagGTATGATGCGGCCTAATGCCTCACAGCCTGGAGGAGCCAAGGACTCAGTGAATGGGACTCTGGCCCGCAGTAGTCTGGAGGACACTTATGGGGCAGGCGATGGGCTCAAGCGGGGTGCACTCAGTAGTTCCCTGCGAGACCTCTCTGATGCAG GGAAGCGGGGGCGGCGTAACAGCGTGGGATCGCTGGACAGCACCATCGAA GGGTCTGTTATTAGCAGTCCACGCCCTCACCAGAGGATGCCAcctccgcccccacccccgccgccaGAGGAGTACAAGAGCCAGAGGCCAGTCTCCAACTCCTCATCTTTCCTGGGCTCCCTATTTGGAAGCAAGAGGGGCAAAGGGCCCTTCCAgatgccaccaccaccaacaggcCAGGCCTCTGCCTCGTCTTCATCtgcttcctccacccaccaccaccatcaccaccaccaccatggtcACAGCCATGGTGGCCTGGGGGTGCTACCTGATGGGCAGTCCAAGCTCCAGGCCCTGCATGCCCAGTATTGCCAAGGACCGGGCCCTGCCCCACCACCCTACCTCCCACCCCAGCAACCCCCTCTGCCTCCACCCCCTCAGCAgcctccacccctgccccagctGGGCTCCATTCCACCAccacctgcctcagccccacCTGTGGGGCCACATCGACACTTCCATGCCCATGGCCCAGTTCCAGGACCCCAGCATTATACCTTGGGCCGGCCAGGCAGAGCCCCAAGACGAGGGGCTGGAGGACACCCTCAGTTTGCTCCACACGGCCGCCACCCCTTGCACCAGCCCACATCCCCATTACCCCTGTACAGTCCTGCTCCACAGCACCCTCCTGCCCATAAACAGGGCCCCAAGCACTTCATCTTCAGTCACCACCCACAGATGATGCCAGCAGCAGGTGCAGCTGGGGGCCCTGGGTCCCGGCCACCAGGGGGATCCTATTCCCACCCTCACCACCCCCAATCACCACTGTCACCACACTCACCCATCCCACCTCATCCCTCCTAcccgcccctgcccccaccctcacctcacACCCCACATTCACCCCTACCACCCACCTCCCCCCATGGCCCACTGCACGCCTCTGGGCCCCCTGGCACGGCTAATCCACCCAGTGCAAACCCCAAGGCCAAGCCAAGCCGGATCAGCACTGTGGTCTGA